The following proteins are co-located in the bacterium genome:
- a CDS encoding family 10 glycosylhydrolase: protein MKWLNPTALRTTGLLLFLTLAGACGASWFDGDSGKIVVVQGTSSLIDPSEKGQAARLATHIDTWLTEAGAPHKVLTDEQVSSWRLWRTRVVILPYNPHPSPFELKAFQEVIHAGGILVVCYGMDASLASLMEVRLGPFQQARTNTQWASFEFDRTSLPGLPSRVFQSSQHLIPAFPASGTAHVIATWLDSRGTRTPEAAWIRSKAGFWMSHTLQPGDDEAKRQMLLAMLATVMPDIWTQAAEYCLSLRRPFGEYESLKAACRTLGRPLPPRLSRGQDGEAYTAAQAWLSDLTQLYARSHLTNAFSLRGIWLDEGAVQSADMWPMIEASLMRQKLNTIFIHVGNPLTLSPPISPHASSRQSGSPLPEKAKLALHAWLSCMNLEGTPPDQLKTLRSQNRLQVSDTGEPLDWLCPSHPENRSLLAGVASRLAQDPTFAGVHLDYIRYMNSHSCYCPGCHQRFEQSLGRPVLQWPEDVRSGALTPVWQTWRAAQISACVDLMSQAIHDTNPDLQVSAAVYGATPACFASVGQDWPLWLRRNAVNFVCPMNYTSDLHAFQALLKTQGALGLTSRIYPGVGLTSSQSRLSPDQVTVQLIQVQNAGFPGFVLFEYNPRMTTDPLPYLQSMEGAALSAPVLTEKNPPFSNNK, encoded by the coding sequence ATGAAATGGCTGAACCCGACCGCCCTGCGAACCACTGGCCTCCTGCTGTTCCTCACGCTGGCAGGAGCTTGCGGGGCCAGTTGGTTTGACGGAGACTCCGGCAAGATCGTGGTCGTGCAAGGGACCTCCTCCCTGATCGATCCCTCAGAAAAAGGTCAGGCCGCGCGACTGGCGACACACATCGATACCTGGCTGACAGAGGCCGGGGCCCCCCATAAAGTGCTGACGGATGAACAGGTTTCATCCTGGCGCCTCTGGAGAACACGCGTCGTGATTCTCCCCTACAACCCGCATCCCTCCCCCTTTGAGCTCAAGGCGTTCCAGGAGGTGATCCACGCGGGCGGTATTCTGGTGGTGTGCTACGGAATGGATGCGTCCCTCGCCTCATTGATGGAAGTCAGATTGGGGCCTTTTCAGCAGGCCAGGACCAACACCCAGTGGGCTTCCTTTGAATTCGATCGCACGTCGCTACCCGGCCTCCCCTCACGGGTGTTTCAATCCTCACAACACCTCATCCCTGCGTTCCCCGCTTCCGGCACCGCGCATGTCATCGCCACCTGGCTGGACAGCCGGGGCACCCGCACCCCTGAGGCCGCCTGGATCCGGAGCAAGGCCGGGTTCTGGATGAGCCATACTCTTCAGCCGGGCGATGACGAGGCAAAACGCCAGATGCTGCTGGCCATGCTGGCCACGGTGATGCCCGATATCTGGACGCAGGCGGCAGAATACTGCCTTTCCCTGCGACGCCCCTTCGGCGAATACGAAAGCCTGAAAGCCGCCTGCCGGACCCTTGGGCGTCCCCTGCCGCCCCGTCTCAGCCGGGGTCAAGACGGGGAGGCCTATACGGCAGCACAAGCCTGGCTGAGCGATCTGACGCAACTCTATGCCCGGAGCCATCTCACCAACGCCTTCTCGCTGAGAGGCATCTGGCTCGACGAAGGCGCCGTTCAGTCCGCTGACATGTGGCCAATGATCGAGGCAAGTCTTATGCGCCAGAAGCTGAATACGATTTTTATTCATGTGGGAAATCCGCTGACACTGTCCCCTCCCATTTCCCCTCACGCCTCATCCCGCCAAAGCGGGAGCCCCCTCCCCGAAAAAGCAAAACTTGCGCTCCATGCGTGGCTGAGCTGCATGAATCTTGAAGGCACCCCCCCAGATCAATTGAAAACCCTCCGGAGCCAGAATCGCCTGCAGGTTTCAGATACAGGCGAACCGCTCGACTGGCTCTGCCCATCCCACCCGGAAAACCGCTCCTTGCTGGCCGGAGTCGCTAGCCGGTTGGCTCAAGACCCCACCTTCGCCGGCGTTCACCTCGACTACATCCGCTATATGAACAGCCACTCCTGTTACTGCCCGGGTTGCCACCAGCGTTTCGAGCAGTCACTGGGGCGCCCTGTCCTCCAATGGCCGGAGGACGTCCGCTCCGGCGCTCTGACCCCGGTCTGGCAGACCTGGCGGGCCGCTCAAATATCAGCCTGCGTGGACCTCATGAGCCAAGCCATCCATGACACGAATCCCGATCTTCAGGTCTCCGCCGCCGTTTATGGAGCCACTCCGGCCTGTTTCGCCTCAGTGGGCCAGGACTGGCCCCTCTGGCTCCGCCGGAATGCGGTGAATTTTGTCTGTCCCATGAATTACACCTCAGACCTCCATGCATTTCAGGCACTGCTGAAAACCCAAGGGGCCCTGGGCCTCACCAGCCGCATCTATCCGGGAGTGGGCCTTACCTCCTCCCAATCCCGGCTCTCCCCCGATCAGGTGACGGTCCAACTTATTCAGGTCCAAAATGCAGGCTTTCCGGGCTTTGTCTTATTTGAGTATAATCCGCGCATGACCACGGACCCGTTACCGTATCTCCAATCAATGGAGGGCGCCGCTCTGTCGGCGCCGGTTTTGACAGAGAAAAACCCTCCATTCAGTAACAACAAATGA
- a CDS encoding polysaccharide deacetylase family protein: MTPPPLKFKAYVFLASFLFFTGISWSAEKQGGIVIQFDDGWSSWATLIAPELKKAGGVATCFVNNQNLRSGRITLEDLLALQNTYGWEVGTHTWHHLNSPAFVRKNGIDRWLNEEFNKSVSELRAAGLTINSMVFPFNMFDKKLTETVQPLVETYRRTERLSLATGVSADKSVPGTAMDMAHYVPVDLLKQWIDMAADRNKLLFLYGHRILPDSDFATGTVVSVTSTTLTAAVAVTLPQGTDLVLAPDVTRRAITDFFNIVKVTGTVIEVDRADLAANTRPGAQFLIGEAYSTRLSDFRSLVEYAASKVNFYTLHDVASGKPSDSYKLRPNAR, encoded by the coding sequence ATGACACCCCCCCCTTTAAAATTCAAAGCCTACGTCTTTTTAGCGAGTTTCCTTTTTTTCACCGGTATCTCCTGGAGCGCCGAGAAGCAGGGCGGCATCGTGATTCAGTTTGACGACGGCTGGAGCAGTTGGGCTACCCTCATCGCGCCGGAACTGAAAAAGGCCGGGGGCGTTGCCACCTGCTTTGTCAACAACCAGAACCTGCGCAGCGGCCGCATCACCCTCGAAGATCTGCTGGCTCTCCAGAACACCTACGGCTGGGAAGTCGGGACCCATACCTGGCATCATCTCAACTCACCCGCCTTTGTCCGTAAGAATGGGATCGATCGCTGGCTGAACGAGGAATTCAATAAGTCGGTAAGTGAGCTGCGCGCGGCAGGGCTCACCATCAACTCCATGGTCTTCCCCTTTAACATGTTCGACAAGAAACTGACGGAAACCGTCCAGCCACTCGTCGAAACCTACCGCCGGACCGAGCGCCTGTCATTGGCCACCGGCGTCAGCGCGGATAAATCGGTGCCCGGCACCGCCATGGACATGGCCCACTACGTCCCGGTCGATCTGCTTAAACAGTGGATTGACATGGCGGCCGACCGGAACAAGTTGCTCTTTCTCTATGGGCACCGTATCCTACCTGACAGTGATTTTGCCACCGGCACGGTGGTGTCCGTCACCAGCACCACCCTTACCGCGGCGGTGGCGGTGACACTCCCTCAAGGCACGGATCTGGTACTGGCGCCTGACGTCACTCGCCGCGCCATCACCGACTTTTTCAACATCGTCAAGGTGACCGGGACCGTCATTGAGGTGGATCGCGCGGATTTAGCGGCTAACACCCGGCCAGGCGCCCAATTTCTGATCGGGGAAGCCTACAGTACCCGGCTTTCTGACTTCCGGAGTCTGGTGGAATATGCCGCCTCCAAAGTGAATTTCTATACGCTTCACGACGTTGCCTCCGGGAAGCCGTCCGACTCCTACAAACTTCGCCCGAACGCGAGATGA
- the coaE gene encoding dephospho-CoA kinase (Dephospho-CoA kinase (CoaE) performs the final step in coenzyme A biosynthesis.), whose translation MIKIALTGGIACGKSLAGEMMRARGVPVCETDEIGHEILEQDESVKAALIKEFGTAVVSANGQIDRAALGNCVFADPERRLALNRLTHPVILKRLDDWVVRQAATADCVIAIIPLLYEIGAEKAWDKVICLGAPAAEQLSRLTGRGLSQEDALARIGAQMSQAEKLERADFVIYNCGSKSLLEKQVNQVLRIIRGE comes from the coding sequence ATGATCAAAATTGCATTAACCGGCGGGATCGCCTGTGGAAAAAGCCTGGCCGGGGAAATGATGCGGGCGCGCGGCGTTCCCGTATGTGAGACGGACGAGATCGGCCATGAGATTCTGGAGCAGGATGAGTCTGTCAAAGCGGCCTTGATTAAGGAATTTGGAACGGCCGTGGTCAGCGCGAATGGGCAAATTGACCGGGCCGCACTCGGGAACTGCGTGTTTGCTGATCCCGAGCGAAGGCTGGCCTTGAACCGGCTGACCCATCCGGTGATTCTGAAACGTCTGGATGACTGGGTGGTCCGTCAGGCGGCAACCGCCGACTGTGTGATCGCCATCATTCCGCTGCTCTATGAAATCGGGGCGGAAAAAGCATGGGACAAAGTTATTTGCCTAGGAGCCCCAGCGGCAGAGCAGCTCAGTCGATTGACAGGGCGCGGGCTCTCTCAGGAGGACGCCCTTGCCCGGATCGGGGCACAAATGAGCCAGGCCGAGAAACTGGAGCGGGCCGATTTTGTTATTTATAATTGCGGCAGTAAGTCATTGCTGGAGAAGCAGGTAAATCAGGTATTGCGGATCATCCGCGGAGAGTAA
- the tsaD gene encoding tRNA (adenosine(37)-N6)-threonylcarbamoyltransferase complex transferase subunit TsaD, whose product MNLLGIETSCDETSAAVVRDGHTVLSSIVFTQIAQHRPYGGVVPEIASRMHVEHLPEVINEAIHTSGLNWSDIDGIAVTNGPGLASSLLVGLAGAKGLALRLNKPLLSVNHLEAHIYSIFLDNPEITPESLGPFLALIVSGGHTCFIQVDRIGEYRQLGRTVDDAAGEAFDKGANLLGLGYPGGPAIDLAARSGQREFVRFPRGLIHKLHARTPDLIPKYCVSFSGLKTALLYHIKAHPLGSGPDADVNNLAASYQEAIVDTLLHRASHAADTAKVMAVVGGVSLNSRLREKFTALAEKKHLRLILAKPRFCTDNAAMVAGLAFHKMAARLPLDQAMALDVDPNLGIGAP is encoded by the coding sequence ATGAACCTCCTCGGCATCGAGACCTCTTGCGACGAAACGTCGGCCGCTGTTGTTCGTGACGGGCATACGGTGCTTTCAAGCATCGTGTTCACCCAGATTGCCCAGCACCGGCCCTATGGGGGCGTGGTACCTGAAATTGCCTCACGCATGCATGTCGAGCATCTTCCGGAAGTGATCAACGAAGCCATCCACACCTCCGGTCTCAACTGGTCCGACATCGATGGCATTGCCGTCACCAACGGGCCCGGACTTGCCAGCTCCCTGCTGGTCGGCCTGGCAGGGGCAAAGGGGCTGGCGCTCCGGCTCAATAAACCCCTCCTCAGCGTTAATCACCTGGAAGCCCACATCTATTCGATCTTCCTGGACAACCCGGAGATCACGCCGGAGTCATTGGGCCCCTTTCTCGCCCTGATCGTTTCCGGGGGCCACACCTGCTTCATTCAAGTGGACCGCATTGGTGAGTATCGCCAACTGGGGCGGACCGTGGATGACGCGGCGGGGGAAGCGTTCGACAAGGGGGCCAACCTGCTGGGCCTGGGCTATCCCGGCGGGCCCGCCATCGATCTCGCCGCCCGCTCAGGCCAGCGTGAGTTCGTCCGGTTTCCCCGGGGACTCATCCACAAACTCCACGCCCGCACGCCGGATCTCATCCCGAAATATTGCGTCAGTTTCAGCGGCCTGAAAACCGCCCTGCTCTACCATATCAAGGCGCATCCCCTCGGAAGCGGCCCCGATGCGGACGTCAATAACCTGGCCGCCAGCTATCAGGAAGCCATTGTGGACACATTGCTCCACCGCGCCTCCCATGCCGCTGATACCGCCAAGGTCATGGCCGTCGTTGGCGGCGTATCCCTGAACAGCCGACTCCGTGAAAAATTCACGGCACTGGCCGAAAAGAAACACTTGCGCCTGATCCTCGCCAAACCGCGGTTTTGCACGGATAACGCCGCCATGGTTGCCGGCCTGGCCTTCCATAAAATGGCCGCACGCCTGCCTTTGGATCAGGCCATGGCACTGGATGTCGACCCCAATCTGGGCATCGGAGCGCCTTAG
- a CDS encoding DUF3187 family protein, whose product MNIAFIRKPLWVLSLRLGAMLCMGCLGRSGNASPVFSGSGSDPGDNTGLGYLTAPSLSPGHILRPSSIFVLPVLGAKGAERLDFDFHWGNVWNYQPDEFMIDGEWIRSSLRYSYALKDTLSVGLAVPIIGRTGGFADSTIESFHNAFKLGNGERDSFPQNKSRIILNAKGESYPVAEGESWGIGDVSAFVAMRITEGTRVRPAITVQGEVFLPSGDQEELRGMGAPAIALSSVASKRLGGSSFISFLGLGFQYCDSDNIGVIEFRDEQFSGLAGLEYQWSKSFCLLVQYLISSPVAKDYYAFSEPSHEVSAGVKWRAGHDSALELAVVENVAVFQNSADIGIHLAFGRSL is encoded by the coding sequence ATGAATATTGCCTTCATCAGGAAGCCTTTATGGGTGTTGAGCTTACGGCTTGGTGCCATGCTATGCATGGGTTGCCTTGGTCGCAGCGGGAACGCCAGCCCTGTGTTCAGCGGGTCCGGTTCCGATCCCGGCGATAATACAGGGCTTGGATATTTAACGGCCCCCTCCTTGTCGCCGGGGCATATTCTGCGACCTTCCTCGATTTTTGTACTGCCGGTGCTGGGGGCCAAGGGGGCGGAGCGGCTTGATTTCGATTTCCATTGGGGGAACGTTTGGAATTACCAACCTGACGAGTTCATGATTGACGGCGAGTGGATCCGCAGCAGTCTCAGGTATTCATATGCCTTGAAAGACACCTTGTCGGTCGGTTTGGCCGTGCCGATTATCGGCCGGACGGGTGGGTTTGCGGATTCCACCATCGAAAGTTTCCATAACGCCTTTAAACTGGGTAATGGGGAACGCGATAGTTTCCCCCAGAACAAATCACGGATTATCCTCAATGCGAAGGGGGAGTCTTATCCTGTGGCGGAGGGAGAGTCCTGGGGAATCGGGGATGTGTCGGCGTTTGTCGCCATGCGGATCACTGAGGGGACGCGTGTGCGGCCGGCCATTACGGTGCAAGGTGAAGTGTTTCTGCCCTCCGGAGACCAGGAGGAACTGCGGGGAATGGGGGCCCCGGCCATTGCGCTCAGTTCGGTGGCCTCCAAGCGGTTGGGCGGGAGTTCGTTCATTTCATTCCTGGGACTGGGCTTCCAGTATTGTGACTCCGATAACATCGGGGTGATCGAGTTCCGCGATGAACAGTTCTCGGGACTGGCGGGGTTGGAATACCAGTGGTCGAAGTCGTTCTGCCTGTTGGTGCAATACCTAATCAGTTCGCCTGTCGCCAAGGATTACTACGCGTTCTCGGAGCCAAGCCATGAAGTGAGCGCGGGCGTCAAGTGGCGGGCGGGGCATGATTCCGCGTTGGAGCTGGCGGTAGTTGAAAATGTCGCCGTGTTCCAGAACAGTGCCGACATTGGCATTCATCTCGCGTTCGGGCGAAGTTTGTAG
- the clpP gene encoding ATP-dependent Clp endopeptidase proteolytic subunit ClpP, which translates to MQTTHQMLVPMVVEQTGRGERAYDIYSRLLKDRIIFIGSGIDDDSASLIIAQMLFLQSEDAEKDISLYINSPGGSVTAGMAIYDTMQFLKCDIATYCMGQAASMGAILLTAGAKGKRFALPNARIMIHQPWGGAQGQATDISIQAKEILRLRDRLNDILAFHTGKPLDVIVKDSDRDFFMSAEEASVYGLVDSVLVKNVKSSTKKK; encoded by the coding sequence ATGCAAACCACCCATCAAATGTTGGTACCCATGGTCGTCGAACAGACCGGCCGGGGCGAACGGGCTTATGACATCTATTCGCGTCTGCTGAAAGACCGGATTATCTTTATCGGCAGCGGCATCGACGACGATTCCGCCAGTCTGATCATTGCCCAGATGCTGTTCCTGCAAAGCGAGGACGCCGAGAAGGATATCAGCCTCTACATCAACTCACCGGGCGGCTCGGTCACGGCCGGTATGGCCATCTATGACACGATGCAGTTCCTGAAGTGCGACATCGCCACCTATTGCATGGGCCAGGCGGCCAGCATGGGGGCGATCCTGCTGACCGCAGGGGCCAAGGGGAAACGCTTTGCCCTGCCCAATGCCCGCATCATGATCCATCAGCCTTGGGGCGGCGCCCAGGGCCAGGCCACCGATATCAGTATTCAGGCGAAGGAAATCCTGCGCCTGAGGGATCGCCTGAACGATATCCTGGCGTTCCATACCGGCAAACCACTGGATGTGATCGTCAAGGACTCTGACCGGGATTTCTTCATGTCCGCCGAAGAGGCCAGCGTTTACGGACTGGTGGATTCGGTCCTGGTTAAAAACGTCAAATCCAGCACCAAGAAAAAATAA
- the clpX gene encoding ATP-dependent Clp protease ATP-binding subunit ClpX, with protein MAKSKNSEPTCSFCGRPAHDTGNLLAGPNDVFICQNCSKLSQDMFEKSSKDGKGDAAPAAAPAPKKEKLLPALKIPKPHEIYDYLNQYVIGQDQTKKVLSVAVHNHYKRHQQDSHAEAQKAFKDVEIEKSNILMIGPTGTGKTLLARTLAKCLDVPFSISDATTLTEAGYVGEDVENVLLRLIQAADGDIAKAERGIIYIDEIDKIARKTENVSITRDVSGEGVQQALLKIIEGTTASVPPGGGRKHPQQEYLKINTEHILFICGGAFVGMDDILRRRQHKQTLGFAEPEKKSAAELINTRIEPEDLMRYGLIPEFIGRLPIVTMLNPLTEEDLVRVLVEPKNSMIRQYQKLMAMEDVKLTFAEAGLKELARIAAKKGTGARGLRAILEHLMLEVMFEVPKRGNVREFNVTKTMVVSQRVSLDAVAESVA; from the coding sequence ATGGCAAAATCAAAAAACAGTGAGCCCACATGTTCGTTCTGTGGCCGGCCGGCCCACGACACCGGCAACCTGCTAGCCGGCCCTAACGATGTCTTCATCTGCCAGAACTGCTCAAAACTCAGCCAGGACATGTTTGAGAAGAGCAGTAAGGATGGCAAGGGTGACGCCGCCCCGGCCGCCGCGCCGGCCCCCAAGAAAGAAAAGCTCCTGCCGGCCCTGAAAATCCCGAAGCCGCACGAGATCTATGATTATCTCAATCAGTATGTCATTGGCCAGGATCAGACCAAGAAGGTGCTGTCTGTCGCGGTTCACAACCATTACAAGCGCCATCAGCAGGACTCCCATGCGGAAGCCCAGAAGGCCTTCAAGGATGTGGAGATTGAAAAAAGCAACATCCTGATGATCGGACCGACAGGCACCGGCAAAACCCTGCTCGCCCGTACGCTGGCGAAGTGTCTTGATGTGCCGTTCAGCATTTCCGACGCCACCACCCTGACCGAGGCGGGCTATGTCGGCGAGGATGTGGAAAACGTTCTCCTGCGCCTGATTCAGGCGGCCGACGGGGACATCGCCAAGGCCGAACGCGGCATTATCTATATCGATGAAATCGACAAGATCGCCCGTAAAACCGAGAATGTCTCCATTACCCGGGACGTTTCAGGAGAAGGGGTTCAGCAGGCCTTGCTGAAGATTATTGAAGGCACCACGGCCAGTGTGCCACCCGGTGGCGGTCGCAAGCACCCCCAGCAGGAATATCTCAAGATCAACACCGAGCACATCCTGTTCATCTGCGGAGGCGCGTTTGTGGGAATGGATGACATCCTCCGTCGCCGCCAGCACAAGCAGACGCTTGGCTTTGCAGAGCCTGAAAAGAAAAGCGCGGCGGAACTGATCAATACCCGGATTGAACCGGAAGACCTGATGCGGTACGGCCTGATTCCCGAGTTTATCGGACGTCTCCCTATCGTGACCATGCTCAATCCGCTGACGGAGGAGGATCTGGTCCGGGTTTTGGTGGAACCCAAAAACTCGATGATCCGCCAGTACCAGAAGCTGATGGCGATGGAAGACGTCAAGTTGACCTTTGCCGAAGCCGGCCTGAAAGAACTGGCCCGGATCGCCGCCAAAAAAGGAACCGGCGCACGGGGTCTGCGGGCCATCCTGGAGCACTTGATGCTCGAGGTGATGTTCGAAGTCCCCAAACGGGGTAATGTCCGCGAATTCAACGTCACCAAGACGATGGTGGTGTCGCAGCGCGTCTCACTGGATGCCGTCGCGGAATCAGTGGCGTAA
- the rho gene encoding transcription termination factor Rho, with protein MPDVGGHPPSAPRQQGTPQSLNLSDLQLRPVPELHLMAETYGLIDLGALRKHELIFEIMKANGRLNGTLHGKGVLEILPDGFGFLRSPYYNYLPCPEDIYVSPSQIRRFALRTGDLVEGEIRAPKDKERFFALVKVDKINLGEPEKSKGKVPFENLTPLFPDRRFILEREPSEVSMRVMDLFTPIGMGQRGLIVAPPRTGKTVLLQKIANSISTNHPEAYLIILLIDERPEEVTDMERTTKAHVLSSTFDEPPERHVQVAEMVIEMAKRMVECGKDVCILLDSITRLARAYNTLQPHSGKILSGGVDANALHKPKRFFGAARNIEHGGSLTIIATALVDTGSRMDEVIFEEFKGTGNMELCLDRTLVDKRIFPAINVEKSGTRKEELLLHPDELGKIWILRRAVNGLQPVESMELIVNKLKKTKSNAEFLMAMKE; from the coding sequence ATGCCGGATGTGGGCGGACACCCGCCTTCGGCCCCCCGCCAACAGGGAACCCCCCAATCCCTGAACCTGTCGGATCTTCAATTGCGTCCGGTTCCCGAACTCCATCTCATGGCGGAAACCTATGGGCTCATTGACCTGGGCGCCCTGCGAAAACATGAGTTGATTTTCGAGATCATGAAGGCCAATGGCCGGCTCAACGGGACCCTGCACGGCAAAGGCGTTCTGGAAATCCTGCCAGATGGCTTCGGATTCCTCCGTTCGCCCTATTACAACTATCTGCCCTGCCCTGAGGATATCTACGTTTCCCCCTCCCAGATCCGCCGTTTCGCCCTGCGAACCGGTGATCTGGTCGAAGGCGAAATCCGGGCCCCGAAAGACAAAGAACGGTTTTTCGCCCTGGTCAAGGTGGACAAAATCAATCTCGGCGAGCCTGAAAAGTCGAAGGGCAAGGTTCCCTTCGAGAATCTGACCCCGCTTTTCCCGGATCGCCGGTTTATCCTGGAACGGGAGCCCAGCGAAGTCTCGATGCGCGTCATGGACCTCTTCACGCCCATCGGCATGGGCCAACGCGGCCTGATTGTCGCACCGCCCCGTACCGGGAAAACGGTTCTGCTCCAGAAGATAGCCAACAGTATCTCGACCAATCATCCCGAGGCCTACCTGATCATCCTGCTCATCGACGAGCGCCCCGAGGAAGTCACCGACATGGAGCGCACCACCAAGGCGCACGTGCTCAGCTCGACCTTCGACGAGCCGCCAGAGCGGCATGTCCAGGTCGCCGAAATGGTGATCGAAATGGCCAAGCGCATGGTGGAATGCGGCAAGGATGTCTGCATCCTGCTCGACAGCATCACGCGTCTGGCCCGCGCCTACAACACCCTGCAGCCGCACAGCGGCAAGATTCTCTCGGGTGGTGTCGACGCCAATGCCCTGCACAAACCCAAGCGCTTCTTCGGGGCGGCCCGCAACATTGAGCACGGCGGCAGCCTGACGATCATTGCCACGGCCCTGGTGGATACCGGCAGCCGTATGGACGAGGTGATCTTCGAGGAGTTCAAGGGAACCGGCAACATGGAACTCTGCCTGGACCGGACCCTGGTGGACAAGCGGATCTTCCCGGCGATCAATGTGGAGAAATCAGGAACTCGTAAAGAGGAACTCTTGCTCCATCCCGATGAGCTAGGTAAGATCTGGATTTTGCGTCGTGCTGTCAACGGCCTTCAGCCGGTGGAGTCGATGGAATTGATTGTGAATAAATTGAAGAAAACCAAGAGTAATGCCGAATTTCTGATGGCGATGAAAGAATAA
- the tig gene encoding trigger factor translates to MKVIVEQIGPCRKALRIEVPTEQVTAEYQQVIKSIAARARIPGFRQGKAPAAIVEKQFSKDALEETRERLVPMAYQTALKQENLTPVSVVDVSDVQIAKQLPLSFKVTVDLMPEFALPPYKGIAISSHTIEVKEEDIEQVLTSIRDRSAHFETATGRAAKKDDVVEIDYNGTCGGLPLSEVAPDRPELAQGKDFWVLLSDNMPEFLPGIKAQLEGIEVGQTREVTITFPADYRAKTVAGKSALYSITAKGIRERHSPELTDEFAKTVGAESVADLRVKVKENLIATATQTETNRQKDEIVKWVMEHTPLTDLPQSLVEEEARHIIQDVVQENMRRGVSKDDIESHREDIFNRAAQSSSERVKVNYILNRIAEEEQITVTEADMEKRFSEMVNQYGQSPEKLKADMEKRGAIETLRRNLRLEKAVDLLHAAATITPE, encoded by the coding sequence ATGAAAGTAATAGTTGAACAGATCGGGCCCTGCCGTAAAGCATTGCGCATTGAAGTCCCGACCGAACAAGTGACCGCCGAATACCAGCAGGTCATCAAATCCATTGCCGCCCGCGCGCGCATCCCCGGCTTCCGCCAGGGCAAGGCTCCGGCGGCCATTGTCGAAAAACAGTTTTCCAAGGACGCCCTTGAGGAAACCCGCGAACGCCTGGTTCCGATGGCTTATCAGACGGCGCTCAAGCAGGAGAACCTCACGCCGGTCTCCGTGGTGGACGTCAGTGACGTTCAGATTGCCAAGCAGCTGCCCCTTTCCTTCAAGGTCACCGTGGATCTGATGCCTGAATTCGCGCTCCCCCCCTACAAGGGCATCGCGATCAGCAGCCACACGATCGAGGTGAAGGAAGAGGACATTGAACAGGTACTTACCAGTATCCGTGACCGCAGCGCCCATTTCGAGACGGCTACCGGCCGGGCGGCGAAAAAGGATGACGTTGTGGAAATTGACTACAATGGCACCTGCGGGGGCCTTCCCCTGAGCGAGGTGGCTCCGGACCGCCCTGAACTGGCTCAAGGCAAGGATTTCTGGGTCCTGCTTTCCGACAATATGCCGGAATTCCTGCCGGGCATTAAAGCCCAGCTCGAGGGGATCGAAGTCGGGCAGACCCGCGAGGTCACCATCACGTTTCCCGCCGATTACCGCGCCAAAACCGTGGCAGGGAAGTCCGCGCTTTACTCCATTACCGCCAAGGGCATCCGGGAACGACATTCCCCGGAACTGACGGATGAGTTCGCCAAGACGGTGGGCGCCGAGTCCGTCGCCGACCTGCGCGTCAAGGTGAAGGAGAACCTGATCGCCACCGCCACCCAGACCGAAACCAACCGCCAGAAGGACGAGATCGTCAAGTGGGTGATGGAACATACCCCACTCACCGACCTGCCTCAGTCGCTGGTGGAGGAAGAAGCCCGTCACATCATTCAGGACGTGGTTCAGGAAAACATGCGCCGCGGCGTCAGCAAGGATGATATCGAGTCACACCGTGAAGATATCTTCAACCGCGCCGCGCAGTCCTCTTCCGAGCGCGTCAAGGTCAACTACATCCTCAACCGCATTGCGGAGGAGGAGCAGATCACCGTCACCGAAGCGGACATGGAAAAACGCTTCAGCGAAATGGTGAACCAGTACGGACAAAGTCCGGAAAAACTCAAGGCGGACATGGAAAAACGCGGCGCCATCGAAACGCTCCGCCGGAACCTGCGCCTTGAAAAGGCCGTGGACCTTCTGCATGCGGCCGCCACCATCACCCCGGAATGA